The following proteins are encoded in a genomic region of Limanda limanda chromosome 22, fLimLim1.1, whole genome shotgun sequence:
- the si:ch73-335l21.4 gene encoding E3 ubiquitin-protein ligase-like, translating to MYSHIECGICYRTYNAGNRCPRELRCHHTFCESCLLALSRPGEGSPGADTSILCPLCRHTTSIPCEGRIRSELRVDEVVLARLMQAEVLEEEEEEDPEEVAEQEEDEGATLREAQAEESDSSSGSRGGKVRRSLKKVWKVIIGNGSQQGGGQNSMTSDDLRNLAMMSCHMF from the exons atgTACTCACACATCGAATGCGGGATCTGTTACCGGACCTACAACGCCGGTAACCGGTGTCCCCGGGAGCTCCGGTGCCATCACACCTTCTGCGAGAGCTGCCTCCTGGCCCTGTCCCGGCCCGGAGAGGGAAGCCCGGGGGCGGACACCTCCATCCTCTGCCCGCTGTGCCGGCACACCACCTCCATCCCCTGCGAGGGAAGGATCAGGTCCGAGCTCCGGGTGGATGAGGTGGTCCTGGCCCGGCTGATGCAGGCGGAGGTGctcgaggaagaggaagaggaggacccGGAGGAGGTTgcggagcaggaggaagacgagggggCGACTCTCCGGGAGGCTCAAGCCGAGGAGAGCGACTCTTCCTCGGGCTCCAGAGGAGGGAAGGTCCGGCGGTCCTTGAAGAAAGTTTGGAAGGTGATCATCGGGAATGGCTCACAGCAGGGCGGCGGACAAA ACTCTATGACCAGCGATGACCTGAGGAATCTGGCCATGATGTCCTGCCACATGTTCTGA